The genomic stretch AAAATaactttaaacattttaaagggtGTAATGTTTTTCTTGCCCCGCTGTCACTAAAATAAACAGACCCTCAATGGGATTTTATGCAAAAATGTGCTTACTCTGCTGTTTTCTGTGACCTATTTGTAAGGCACACATTGTTTATCACATTCTCCCTCGTTTTTCCTTATGTTTGATTGGAATTTGTATAATTATACAATTGCAAACATGTCCATTTGTGTATGAATTAATACAAAtattgtgtgtgcatttgtgcgtTAAGTTTGAGTGAGTGCGTGTGTATGGGGAGGGTTGTGGAGTGGTAAGTGATTACATGtaagttgtgggaacgtatgtttttggttggacattGTTTCTGGGAGCAAGtccatacgtttcctgactggtaaaactgatttaCTAATTTATTTAAATGcactgagaacagaagtgaaaatgtagcctgttctgggaacgtttatttttaggttgcagcGAGGTTCTGAAaaggttttactatggttccttgaaagttttcctgggaggttttattaacgctCTGAAAACAaaaattacagtttttttttaggTTTTTGTTTTTCTTAAAACTTTTACTGAATTCCATGTTTTTTTTACGCAtgcaaagctgttcattttagtctattcaaaccacgtgtcaaactcattccatggagggccgagtgtctgccgGTTTTCGCTTCagccttgtacttgattgatgaattaaggtcactaattagtaggGAACTCCCCTCGCCTGGTAGTTTAGGTCTTaaatgaaaggaaaaaacaaaaacctgcagacacatggctctccatggaatgagtttgacgccACTGATTATTTTAactagaaccatgaggaaacctgtaggaaatgttatgctgaagtacggAAATTCCCACATATATTTTTTCTTAGCATTCTCTAAACTAGCCTATTTGAGAACAtacccaatgtcaaaccagttggagaacgttcctagaacgtAACCATGTTTTAACTTTAaggaaacgttctgttaaagtagcctaatgaaataccaagaaaataatgTTTCTTGTCAAGTTcgttaaatgtgctgagaatgttccaaagccaagcaactaccctgcaccattcccagaaagttgtgagaaggttgtatgcaaaataaccataggacgaccatacagtacactcaccaagctctaagaaacatatggttatCATAATGTTAGCTGagatgtaatctgattacaaaaaaaaatgtaaatttaaTCAGTTACATTACATgcaaaaaatattgtaatcagattacagatacttttgaaaaactagatgatgaTTTATTGGATTATTGTTCTATTCACTTAGGATGTTTGTTCTGCCTGagcaagtctgaccacaagtcagagaccgcTATGATCACACGCCAGATGTATTTGATGGATTATTTTTGTCTTCTACTAATACcttttaaggggaaagtaatccaaaagtaacaaAGTAATTACGGATTTGGGTAATCCAGAAAATACGTTACTGATTAAAATTtaggacaggtaactagtaactgtaacggattacatttagaaagtaaccaaCACAACCTTGTGTTGGTGTGACAgcctgttctattctgttgttCGTTTTGTCCATCTCATTGCAGACAGAGCAGAAATAGATACGTGTCCATACTACAGATAACCAGCAGTAGAAATGCCTCGCATTGAGAATGACATCAAGTTGGACTTCAAGGATGTACTTCTCCGTCCGAAACGAAGCACACTCAAGTCCCGTAGTGAGGTGCAATACTCCTTTGTCCTATTTTGTACTCTTTATGTATTGTTCTGTTGTATTCAAATACCCATTTTGTACCAAACAAACACAGCGTATCGCTCTTCAATAAAAATGAAGGCTTTTTCTCAAATTATAACacgtctgtctgtccctccgtacgtatgtctgtctttgtctttttGCCTGCCTGCttttctgcctgtctgcctgcttttctgcctgtctgtctgtctgcctgtctgtctgtccttctcctCCAGGTGGACCTGATGAGAAGTTACACCTTCAGGAACTCCAAGGGAAGCTACAGAGGAATCCCCATTGTTGCAGCCAACATGGACACTGTCGGCACCTTTGAGATGGCTCTGGCTTTGTCCAAGGTATAGACATAGAGAAATacatagtgtgtgtatatacatcaTTGGGTATAGATAGCAAAAAGCAATCATCAACCTCCTCCCTCAGTCCAACCTTCTAATACTAAACAACCTCTACTCCCGCAAATATCCCCTCCTGGCTCCCATAGAAAGGAAACTACaaatacagtacagtgccttcggaaagtattcagacacctttttccacattttgttacgttacagtcttgttgtaaaatgtattaaatagttttttccccctcatcaatccacacacaataccccataataacaaagcaaaaacatgtttttagaaatgtttactaatttattaaaaataaaaaactgaaatatcacatttatataagtgttcagaccctttactcagtactttgttgaagcacctttggcagcgattacaccattgagtcttcttgggtatgatgctacaagcttggcacacctgtatttggggagtttctcccattcttctccgcagatcctctcaatatttgtcaggttggatagggagcgtcgctgcacagctattttcaggtctctcctgagatgttcaatcgggttcaagtccgggctctggctgggccactcaaggactttcagagacttgccccgaagccactcctgcattgtcttggctgtgtgcttagggtcgttgtaatgttggaaggtgaaccttcaccccagtctgatgtcttgagcactctggagcaggtttttatcaaggatctctctgtacttgctcAGTTCatattttcctcgatcctgacaagtctcccagtccctgccactgaaaaacatcaccgcagcctgatgctgccaccaccatgcttcatcactatagggatgttgccaggtttcctcaaaatgtgacgcttggcattcaggccaaagagttcaatcttggtttcatcagaccagatagtcttgtttctcatagtctgagagtctttaggtgccttttggcaaactccaagcgggctgtcatgtatgtgccttttactgaggagtggcttctgcctggcaactctaccataaaggcctgattggtggagtgctgcagagatggttgtccttctggaaggttctcccatttccacagaggaactctagagctctgtcagagtgaccatcgtgttcttggtcacctccctgactaaggtcGTTTtcccccgactgctcagtttggccgggcggccagctctaggaagagtcttggtggttccaaacttcttccatttaagaatgatggaagccactgtgttcttggggatcttcaatgctgcgtaaatgttttggtacccttccccagatctgtgcctcgacacaatcctgtctcagagttctacggacaattccctcgaccacatggcttggtttttgcactgtcaattgtgggaccttctatagacaggtgtgtacctttccaaatcatgtccaatcaattgaatttaccacaggtggactccattcaagttgtagaaacatctcaagtatgatcaatggaaacaggatgtacctgagttcaattttgagtttTATAgctctgaattcttatgtaaataaggtatttctgttccttattttttttatacatttgcaaacatttctaaaaaccttttttcaccttgtcattatgtgatattgtgtgtagatctgaggatttttatattttttcatccattttttgaataacgctgtaacgtaacaaaatgtggaaaaagtcaaggggtctgaatactttctgaagtctcTGTACACATAGGTTTTATAACTTTAAAAGGTGTTTGTAAAGTAAGTGttcttgtctctctttctcccccacagTTCACACTCTTCACTGCCATTCACAAGCACTATTCAGTAGATAACTGGAAGGAGTTTGCAACAAAGAATCCAGAATGTGTACCGGTACGTTGAAACAATATCAGTTGCAATCCAATGTATGACTCCTTGTAATAACTGTATGACAAGACTCCTCTTGTTTTTGAATGATGTGTTCAtttggtctctctatctctttctctcgctctctgactctctcgctccctctctcttagaGTATGGCAGTCAGCACAGGGACAGGCGAAGGGGACTTTGACAGGCTGGGTGAGATCACAGCCGCTGTGCCTCAGCTCCAGTACATCTGTGTGGATGTGGCCAATGGCTACTCTGAGCACTTTGTCCACTTTGTTAAAGACGTGCGCCTGAAGTACCCGACACACACCATCATGGTCAGTGACTCCTCTACGCTGTCTTTTCCATTGGGCGAACTCTGGTTAGGCCTTTTGGAGTGTTTTTACAGTGATGACATTGATGATAGTTGATACGTCTCAAATCACACTATTCCCGAGGGCTCTTGTTGAAGTAGTGCACTCAGGGTGTCAATTGAAGCCATATAGGACtagtcgaaagtagtgcactatatagtagtGCACCATTTAAAGTGATTGTGTTGTCTTTGCCACAGGCGGGGAATGTGGTTACCggggagatggtggaggagctgaTCCTCGCTGGCGCTGACATCATCAAAGTGGGCATCGGACCAGGTGATGTCATAAACTGGGGACTATCACATTGCTGTTTTTTCTGGATCGTCGTATTGAATTGAAGCCTTAGTGTGATCATACTGATAAACACCTAActttctgtctgtatgtatgtctgtctgtaggctCTGTGTGCACCACCCGTAAGAAAACAGGGGTGGGTTATCCCCAGCTGAGCGCTGTGATAGAGTGTGCAGATGCTGCCCACGGCCTGGGAGGACACATCATCTCTGTTAGCCTCCATTATTATTATACACCTATAGTTATACACTCACATCCTTTTGGCTCAACAGTCTTTATAAAACGTCTATACACCCTGAAcatcattatacacacatacagtgcatttggaaagtattcagaccccttcactttttccacgttttgttacattacagccttattctaaaatatatatatttttaaatataatctcatcaatctacacacaataccccataatgacgaagcgaaaacaggtttttagacatttttgctcatttataaaagatcaaaaacagaaataccttattcatATAATTATTCagaaccctttgctatgagactcgaaattgagtttaggtgcatcctgtttacttTGATCatatttgagatgtttctacaactttattggagtccacgtGGGGTAAAttaagttgattggacatgatttggaaaggcacacacctgtctatagaaggtcccacagttgacagtgcatgtcagagcaaaaaccaagtcatgaggtcgaaggagttgtccgtagaggtccgagacaggattgtgtcgaggcacatatctggggaaggttaccaaaaaatgtctgcatcattgaagatccccaagaacacagtggcttccatcattcttaaatggaagaagtttggaaccaccaagactcttcctagagctggccgcccggccaaactgagcaatctggggagaaggacattggtcaggggggtgaccaagaacccgatggtcactctgacagagctctagagttcctctgtggaaatgggagaaccttccagaaggacaaccatctctgcagcactccaccaatcaggcctttatggtagagtggccagacaaaagccacttctcagtaaaaggcacatgacagcccgcttggagtttgccaaaaggcacctaaaggactctgactatgagaaacaagattctctgttctgatgaaaccaagattgaacttgttggcctgaatgccaagcgtcacgttttgaggaaacctggcaccatccctatggtgaagcatggtggtggcagaatcatgttgtggggatgtttttcagggccAGGGACTGagatactagtcaggatcgagggaaagatgaacagagcaaagaacagagatccttgatgaaaacctgctccagagcactcaggacctcagactggggcaaaggttcaccttctaacaggtcttggatgtgtgcttagggttgttgtcaacgcaagagtggcttcgggacaagtctctaaatgtccttgagtggtccagtcagagcctggacttgaacccgatcgaacatctctggagagacctgaaaatagctgtgcagcgacgctccccatccaacctgacagagtttgagaggatctgcagagaagaatgggataaacttcccaaatacagttAATACAAgtttgtaacgtcatacccaagaagactcgaggctgtaatcgctgccaaaggtgctttaacaaagtactgagtaaagggtctgaatacttatataaaggTGATATTTCAATTTGTTTTTGGAAcatatacatttctaaaaaaaaaatcaaaagacctgtttttgcttatgggctattgtgtgtagattgatgaggatttttaacaaatccattttagaataaggctgtaacgtaacaaaatgtggaaaaggtcaaggggtctgaatactttctgaatgaactgtacattcaaagtattgggacagtgacacgtttttttgtgttgatttgtactccagcactttggattctaaattatacaatgactatggggttaaagtgcagacagtctgctttaatttgagggtatttccaTCCATATCTGGTGAACCGTGTAGAAATTACAGCATTTTTTAAAACATAGTCCCTTCATTTTGGGGGACCTAAAGTATTGGGACAATTTCACTTATAGTGTAGTCAAACATTTTGTATTTTGTCTCATATTCCAAGCAGAATACATatagcttgtgactctacaaacttgttggatgcatttgctgtttgttttgtttgcgTTTTCGATTATATTTGTGCCCAAtacaaatgaatggtaaataatgtattgtgtcattttggagtcacttttattgtaaataagaatagaatatgtttctaaacacatcTACAAATAATGTGGACGCTATGACTcgtcattattcacaattcattcaggactatctgtaatcactgtagcatccacattaatgtgcAAGTGTTTAAaacattatattcttatttacaaacaaGGCGTGTCCCTGTACATACAAAGATTGTTCCGTAGGCAGAGACTTTGTCTGAAAATGTGCACGATCTTATTATTCCCGATTTCCGTTTCTCTCATAAAGGATGGTGGATGCACTTGCCCTGGTGACGTTTCCAAGGCTTTTGGTGAGTTTTGTAACGGTCAAATTCGATTTTTCAGCTCACAAAGCACACAGTACCTACTTTAATCAGCCTTCAACCATGGACAGAGACTCTACAACAGAGTACTATGTGTCTGACCCCGGCTGGATTTGCTCTGCATTTTGATTGGCTGTgtgctgtggttgtgtgtgactCACAGGTGCCGGGGCGGACTTTGTGATGCTGGGCGGGATGCTGGCCGGCCACtcagagagcgggggagaggtcATCGAGAAGAACGGGAAGAAGTACAAGCTGTTCTACGGCATGAGCTCCGACACGGCCATGAAGAGACACGCTGGGGGCGTGGCCGAGTACAGGTCAGAGATGCTACTGGCAACAAAGCAGGAAATTAGCCGTTTTTAACTTTGTAGCACACTTTAGGGAAAGAATAAGTAGTAAGTCAGTATTGGACAAGTAAGCCTTGTCTGAGTCAGAACGGCCCACGGGGGCATGCCAGGaacctatctcctgtttctgtagcatgaggcagcttgatgtacaagtacaccccctggacaggactctAATCTGGGGAAGCGTAAGAGATCGCGAAACCgttccctcttcttcccccagGGCATCTGAAGGGAAGACGGTAGAGGTAGTCTACAAGGGTCCCGTGGACGTGACCATACGGGATGTCCTGGGTGGGGTACGCTCCACCTGTACCTACGTGGGTGCAGGGAAGCTCAAGGAGCTCAGCCGCAGGACCACCTTCATCAGGGTCACCCAGCAGCTCAACACCGTCTTTGGGAATGATAACTAGGCGAGGCCCAGGCTGgttcacatatacacacaccataccatTGATAGTAAGaatcagtcatttgagaaacttaAACCTAGAATAAATGTTTGGTTGCCAAAACCAAAACCTTTTTAGATAATACTATCAAACAATCCCTTATCTAAGAGTCATATTTAAGCAAAAGGCATtcgggggtgtggtatatggccaatataccatagccaagggctgttcttacacacgacgcaacgcggagtgcctgtatacatcccttagccgtggtatattggccatataccacaaaccctcgaggtgccttattgctattataaactgattaccaacataattagagcagtaaaaataaacattttgtcataccaatcagcattcagggctcgaatccACCCAGTTCATAATTCAATTTTAATTTGACTTATTCTAAACTGCCATAAATGTACATTTCTTGGTAATAAGTGAACTGAGGGCACTTCAGGACGTATTTCCAGGTTTTTCTTTTGTCATCTTGCTCAATCATTCCCATTCCGCTCTGGGGGCGGTGAGTACAGGCTTCTCTCTATGTCCAATATTATCGACCATGTCCTATCATTTCACGTgatcttgcgctctctctctctctctttatctctcagtCCCCCATTTTCCTAACACTTCTATGTACATCCCTGTTTTTCAAGACATCTCATCGCCATGCTGTTTGAAAACCATATGCCATAAATTAATATACAGTATTTCACTGTATGAAGTATGTACTATATTGAGATTGCAAGCATTAAAAACCTCTGCTTTTATTATTTTAGATAGTCAACAAATTCTGAGTCAAGTGGACATACAGTGAAGAGATTCAGATGTTCATAATAATGACCAATACTGCCGATTtaaaatattttagattatttTATCCTTTTCAAAATAACTTAAATATATATTGCACTTAAAGATTTGCAATGATGTAGTATTCCAGTCGTTTTCCCCATAGAAAGTTAGTTTTTCTGCTATTCTCATGCGGACCAAATATTAAGGCGAGGAGGAAATAGATACTGAATGA from Oncorhynchus tshawytscha isolate Ot180627B linkage group LG09, Otsh_v2.0, whole genome shotgun sequence encodes the following:
- the LOC112214626 gene encoding GMP reductase 2, whose amino-acid sequence is MPRIENDIKLDFKDVLLRPKRSTLKSRSEVDLMRSYTFRNSKGSYRGIPIVAANMDTVGTFEMALALSKFTLFTAIHKHYSVDNWKEFATKNPECVPSMAVSTGTGEGDFDRLGEITAAVPQLQYICVDVANGYSEHFVHFVKDVRLKYPTHTIMAGNVVTGEMVEELILAGADIIKVGIGPGSVCTTRKKTGVGYPQLSAVIECADAAHGLGGHIISDGGCTCPGDVSKAFGAGADFVMLGGMLAGHSESGGEVIEKNGKKYKLFYGMSSDTAMKRHAGGVAEYRASEGKTVEVVYKGPVDVTIRDVLGGVRSTCTYVGAGKLKELSRRTTFIRVTQQLNTVFGNDN